A part of Mustela erminea isolate mMusErm1 chromosome 9, mMusErm1.Pri, whole genome shotgun sequence genomic DNA contains:
- the ACAT1 gene encoding acetyl-CoA acetyltransferase, mitochondrial isoform X1, which translates to MAVLAALLRCSARGRGLLLQRPLQEIRYMERSYVSKPTLNEVVIVSAARTPIGSFLGSLASLPATRLGSIAIQGAIEKAGIPKEEVKEVYMGNVLQGGEGQAPTRQAALGAGLSISTPCTTVNKVCASGMKAIMMASQNLMCGHQDVMVAGGMESMSNVPYVMSRGATPYGGVKLEDLIVKDGLTDVYNKIHMGNCAENTAKKMNIAREEQDTYAINSYTRSKAAWEAGKFGNEVIPVTITVKGKPDVLVKEDEEYKRVDFSKVPKLKTVFQKENGTVTAANASTLNDGAAALLLMTADAARRLDVRPLARIAAFADAAVEPIDFPVAPAYAVPKVLKDAGLKKEDITMWEVNEAFSLVVLANIKMLDLDPHKVNIDGGAVSLGHPIGMSGARIVVHMVHALKQGEYGLASICNGGGGASALLIQKL; encoded by the exons ATGGCTGTGCTGGCGGCCCTTCTGCGCTGTAGCGCCCGGGGGCGCGGTCTCCTGCTCCAGAGGCCGCTGCAG GAAATAAGATACATGGAGCGAAGTTACGTTTCAAAACCCACTTTGAAT GAAGTGGTCATAGTGAGTGCTGCCAGAACTCCTATTGGATCCTTTCTGGGCAGCCTCGCCTCCCTGCCGGCCACCAGGCTTGGTTCCATTGCAATTCAGGGAGCCATCGAGAAGGCAG ggattccaaaagaagaagtGAAGGAGGTGTACATGGGAAACGTTCTGCAAGGGGGTGAAGGACAAGCGCCAACAAGGCAAGCGGCCCTGGGCGCAG GCTTATCGATTTCCACTCCTTGCACCACTGTGAACAAAGTGTGTGCCTCGGGCATGAAAGCCATCATGATGGCCTCGCAGAATCTCATGTGTGGACACCAG GATGTGATGGTGGCAGGCGGGATGGAGAGCATGTCCAACGTTCCCTACGTCATGAGCAGAGGAGCCACGCCATACGGTGGTGTCAAGCTGGAAGATTTGATTGTGAAAGATGGGCTGACGGATGTCTACAATAAGATCCATATG GGGAACTGTGCTGAGAATACTGCGAAGAAGATGAACATTGCACGGGAGGAACAGGATACGTACGCGATTAACTCCTACACCAGGAGTAAAGCAGCGTGGGAAGCAGGAAAATTTGGAAATGAAGTTATCCCTGTCACAATTACAGTAAAAG GTAAACCAGATGTCCTGGTGAAAGAAGATGAAGAATATAAACGGGTTGACTTTAGCAAAGTCCCAAAGCTGAAGAcagttttccagaaagaaaatg GCACAGTCACCGCGGCCAACGCGAGCACGCTCAACGACGGCGCGGCTGCCCTCCTGCTCATGACTGCAGACGCGGCCCGGAGGCTCGACGTCAGGCCGCTGGCCAGAATAGCAG catttgctGATGCTGCTGTTGAACCCATTGATTTTCCAGTTGCGCCTGCGTATGCTGTACCCAAG gttcTTAAAGATGCAGGTCTGAAGAAAGAGGATATTACGATGTGGGAAGTGAATGAAGCCTTCAGTTTGGTTGTGCTGGCAAACATTAAAATGTTGGACCTCGATCCCCACAAAGTGAACATCGACGGAGGAGCAGTTTCTCTGGGACATCCCATCGG GATGTCTGGAGCCAGGATTGTCGTTCATATGGTTCATGCCCTGAAGCAAGGAGAGTACGGTCTTGCCAGTATCTGCAATGGAGGAGGAGGGGCGTCTGCCCTGCTGATCCAGAAGCTGTAG
- the ACAT1 gene encoding acetyl-CoA acetyltransferase, mitochondrial isoform X2 — protein sequence MAVLAALLRCSARGRGLLLQRPLQEVVIVSAARTPIGSFLGSLASLPATRLGSIAIQGAIEKAGIPKEEVKEVYMGNVLQGGEGQAPTRQAALGAGLSISTPCTTVNKVCASGMKAIMMASQNLMCGHQDVMVAGGMESMSNVPYVMSRGATPYGGVKLEDLIVKDGLTDVYNKIHMGNCAENTAKKMNIAREEQDTYAINSYTRSKAAWEAGKFGNEVIPVTITVKGKPDVLVKEDEEYKRVDFSKVPKLKTVFQKENGTVTAANASTLNDGAAALLLMTADAARRLDVRPLARIAAFADAAVEPIDFPVAPAYAVPKVLKDAGLKKEDITMWEVNEAFSLVVLANIKMLDLDPHKVNIDGGAVSLGHPIGMSGARIVVHMVHALKQGEYGLASICNGGGGASALLIQKL from the exons ATGGCTGTGCTGGCGGCCCTTCTGCGCTGTAGCGCCCGGGGGCGCGGTCTCCTGCTCCAGAGGCCGCTGCAG GAAGTGGTCATAGTGAGTGCTGCCAGAACTCCTATTGGATCCTTTCTGGGCAGCCTCGCCTCCCTGCCGGCCACCAGGCTTGGTTCCATTGCAATTCAGGGAGCCATCGAGAAGGCAG ggattccaaaagaagaagtGAAGGAGGTGTACATGGGAAACGTTCTGCAAGGGGGTGAAGGACAAGCGCCAACAAGGCAAGCGGCCCTGGGCGCAG GCTTATCGATTTCCACTCCTTGCACCACTGTGAACAAAGTGTGTGCCTCGGGCATGAAAGCCATCATGATGGCCTCGCAGAATCTCATGTGTGGACACCAG GATGTGATGGTGGCAGGCGGGATGGAGAGCATGTCCAACGTTCCCTACGTCATGAGCAGAGGAGCCACGCCATACGGTGGTGTCAAGCTGGAAGATTTGATTGTGAAAGATGGGCTGACGGATGTCTACAATAAGATCCATATG GGGAACTGTGCTGAGAATACTGCGAAGAAGATGAACATTGCACGGGAGGAACAGGATACGTACGCGATTAACTCCTACACCAGGAGTAAAGCAGCGTGGGAAGCAGGAAAATTTGGAAATGAAGTTATCCCTGTCACAATTACAGTAAAAG GTAAACCAGATGTCCTGGTGAAAGAAGATGAAGAATATAAACGGGTTGACTTTAGCAAAGTCCCAAAGCTGAAGAcagttttccagaaagaaaatg GCACAGTCACCGCGGCCAACGCGAGCACGCTCAACGACGGCGCGGCTGCCCTCCTGCTCATGACTGCAGACGCGGCCCGGAGGCTCGACGTCAGGCCGCTGGCCAGAATAGCAG catttgctGATGCTGCTGTTGAACCCATTGATTTTCCAGTTGCGCCTGCGTATGCTGTACCCAAG gttcTTAAAGATGCAGGTCTGAAGAAAGAGGATATTACGATGTGGGAAGTGAATGAAGCCTTCAGTTTGGTTGTGCTGGCAAACATTAAAATGTTGGACCTCGATCCCCACAAAGTGAACATCGACGGAGGAGCAGTTTCTCTGGGACATCCCATCGG GATGTCTGGAGCCAGGATTGTCGTTCATATGGTTCATGCCCTGAAGCAAGGAGAGTACGGTCTTGCCAGTATCTGCAATGGAGGAGGAGGGGCGTCTGCCCTGCTGATCCAGAAGCTGTAG